One segment of Pseudomonas pohangensis DNA contains the following:
- a CDS encoding aspartate aminotransferase family protein, translated as MTASGISSSAVEIFTARERARFLQQNPQSVALAERARQSLFGGVPMHWMADWSTPCPLFVERAKGARFYDVDGHEYIDFCLGDTGSMFGHSPDPIAKAIAEQANNGLTTMLPGEDAVVAGELLAERFGLPYWQVTATATDSNRYVLRWARGITRRNVLLVFDGCYHGTVDDVMVRCHDGQTRPRSGLIGQAYDLTQHSRSIPFNDVAALEAALAQGDVAALLCEPAMTNIGMVMPEPGFMARCRELTRKYGTLLIIDETHTISTDIGGCTRLWNLDPDFFVVGKPIAGGVPCGIFGCSAAMAEAMQQARQRASQNSHGHGHSGMGTTLSANALAMHCMRANLEQVMTQAAYDHMLPLARRLADGFRSLIGKHDLQWSVTELGARSEFQFCAVPPKTGAQAEAAFHDELQMALHLYLINRGILITPFHNMTLCCPSTTAEDVDKLISMLDQAITELLAIPGARE; from the coding sequence ATGACAGCCAGCGGTATCAGTTCTTCCGCCGTGGAAATCTTCACCGCCCGTGAACGGGCGCGATTTCTCCAACAGAATCCGCAAAGCGTGGCGCTGGCCGAGCGTGCGCGGCAGTCGCTGTTCGGCGGCGTACCGATGCACTGGATGGCCGACTGGTCGACGCCCTGCCCGCTGTTTGTCGAACGCGCCAAAGGCGCGCGTTTCTACGATGTCGACGGCCACGAGTACATCGACTTCTGTCTGGGCGACACCGGCAGCATGTTCGGCCACTCGCCGGACCCGATCGCCAAAGCCATAGCTGAACAGGCCAACAACGGCCTGACCACCATGCTCCCCGGCGAAGATGCGGTGGTCGCCGGCGAACTGCTGGCCGAACGCTTCGGCCTGCCTTACTGGCAGGTCACGGCTACTGCCACCGACTCCAACCGCTATGTGCTGCGCTGGGCCCGGGGCATCACCCGGCGCAACGTATTGCTGGTGTTCGATGGCTGCTACCACGGCACCGTGGATGATGTGATGGTGCGTTGCCATGACGGCCAGACCCGGCCGCGCTCCGGGCTGATCGGCCAGGCCTACGACCTGACCCAGCACAGCCGCTCGATCCCGTTCAACGATGTCGCGGCGCTGGAAGCCGCGCTGGCCCAGGGTGATGTCGCCGCGCTGCTGTGCGAACCGGCGATGACCAATATCGGCATGGTCATGCCCGAGCCGGGCTTTATGGCCAGGTGCCGCGAACTGACCCGCAAGTACGGCACGCTGCTGATCATCGACGAGACCCATACCATCTCCACCGATATCGGCGGCTGCACCCGGCTGTGGAATCTCGATCCGGATTTCTTCGTGGTCGGCAAACCGATTGCCGGCGGCGTGCCCTGCGGCATTTTCGGTTGCAGCGCAGCGATGGCCGAGGCCATGCAGCAGGCGCGGCAACGGGCCAGCCAGAACAGCCACGGCCATGGCCACAGCGGCATGGGCACCACCCTCTCGGCCAACGCGCTGGCCATGCACTGCATGCGCGCCAACCTCGAGCAGGTGATGACCCAGGCCGCCTACGACCACATGCTGCCACTGGCCAGGCGTCTGGCCGATGGCTTCCGCAGCCTGATCGGCAAGCACGACCTGCAGTGGTCGGTGACCGAGCTGGGTGCGCGCAGCGAGTTCCAGTTCTGCGCCGTGCCACCGAAGACCGGCGCCCAGGCCGAAGCGGCGTTTCACGACGAGCTGCAGATGGCCCTGCACCTGTACCTGATCAACCGCGGCATCCTGATCACGCCGTTCCACAACATGACCCTGTGTTGCCCGAGCACAACGGCCGAGGATGTGGACAAACTGATCAGCATGCTGGACCAGGCCATCACCGAACTGCTGGCCATCCCCGGCGCGCGTGAATAA
- a CDS encoding glutamine synthetase family protein, with translation MQFADIREANDFLAAHPEVRLIELILIDANGIPRGKLLHRDELLAIYTSGRPLPSSILALSIQGEDVEASGLVWEVADADCWTYPLAGSLTLQPWRNQPTGQVQVSMHPTQGLPAAPADPRHVLVNVIERLKADGYHPVMAVELEFYLLDQQADANGRPQPARQMNGVRPQAPQVYGVSELEQQQAFLDDLYAACEVQGLPVRTAISEYAPGQLELTLEHRFDALQAVDEGVRYKRLVKGVANKHGLQACFMAKPFGDQAGSGLHLHVSLADAQGNNLYASEDPEGTPLLRHSIGGMMDSLLDSLAIFCPNANSFRRFQANSYAPLAKSWGVNNRTVSFRVPGGPAVSRHIEHRICGADANPYLAAAAVLAGIHQGIRQQIDPGPAIHGNGYAQAKEFLPTDWHTALLALEQSGWAKDALGEDFLKVFLAIKRHEYQTFMAEVGEQDWRWYLTHA, from the coding sequence ATGCAATTCGCCGATATCCGGGAAGCCAATGACTTCCTCGCCGCCCACCCCGAGGTGCGGCTGATCGAACTGATCCTGATCGACGCCAACGGCATCCCGCGCGGCAAGTTGCTGCATCGCGACGAGCTGCTGGCCATCTATACCAGCGGGCGGCCACTGCCCAGTTCGATTCTCGCCCTGAGCATCCAGGGCGAGGACGTGGAGGCCAGCGGGCTGGTCTGGGAAGTGGCCGACGCCGATTGCTGGACCTATCCGTTGGCCGGCAGCCTGACCCTGCAACCCTGGCGCAACCAGCCCACCGGCCAGGTGCAGGTGAGCATGCACCCCACCCAGGGTTTGCCGGCGGCACCCGCCGATCCGCGCCACGTGCTGGTCAATGTCATAGAGCGGCTCAAGGCCGATGGCTACCACCCGGTAATGGCCGTGGAACTGGAGTTTTACCTGCTCGACCAGCAGGCCGACGCCAATGGCCGGCCGCAACCGGCGCGGCAAATGAACGGCGTCCGTCCGCAGGCGCCGCAGGTGTATGGCGTCAGCGAACTGGAACAGCAGCAAGCCTTCCTCGATGACCTCTACGCCGCCTGTGAAGTACAGGGCCTGCCGGTGCGTACGGCAATTTCCGAGTACGCCCCCGGCCAGCTGGAGCTGACGCTGGAACACCGCTTCGACGCCCTGCAGGCGGTGGACGAAGGCGTGCGCTACAAGCGCCTGGTGAAGGGCGTAGCCAATAAGCATGGCTTGCAGGCCTGTTTTATGGCCAAGCCGTTTGGCGATCAGGCCGGCAGCGGTTTGCATCTGCATGTCAGTCTGGCCGATGCCCAGGGCAACAATCTCTACGCCAGTGAAGACCCTGAAGGCACGCCGCTGCTCAGGCATTCGATCGGCGGCATGATGGACAGCCTGCTCGACTCGCTGGCGATCTTCTGCCCCAACGCCAACTCGTTCCGCCGCTTTCAGGCCAACAGCTACGCGCCGCTGGCCAAGAGCTGGGGGGTGAACAACCGTACCGTATCGTTCCGCGTGCCCGGTGGTCCGGCGGTCAGCCGGCATATCGAGCACCGTATCTGCGGCGCCGATGCCAACCCCTACCTGGCCGCCGCCGCCGTGCTGGCCGGGATTCACCAGGGCATTCGCCAGCAGATCGATCCCGGCCCCGCCATCCACGGTAACGGCTATGCTCAAGCCAAGGAGTTCCTGCCGACCGACTGGCACACTGCGCTACTGGCGCTGGAGCAATCCGGCTGGGCTAAAGATGCGCTGGGTGAAGACTTCCTCAAGGTCTTTCTGGCGATCAAACGCCATGAATATCAGACCTTTATGGCCGAAGTCGGCGAGCAGGACTGGCGCTGGTATCTGACCCACGCCTAG